One Gossypium hirsutum isolate 1008001.06 chromosome A11, Gossypium_hirsutum_v2.1, whole genome shotgun sequence genomic window carries:
- the LOC107889981 gene encoding T-complex protein 1 subunit eta: MAAMLQPQIILLKEGTDTSQGKAQLVSNINSCTAVADVVRTTLGPRGMDKLIHDDKGNVTISNDGATIMKLLDIFHPAAKILVDIAKSQDSEVGDGTTTVVLLAGEFLKEAKPFVEDGVHPQNLIRSYRTACYLAIEKIKELAVSIEGKSLEEKKSLLAKCAATTLSSKLIGGEKDFFASMVVDAVIAIGNDDRLNMIGIKKVPGGNMRDSFLVNGVAFKKTFSYAGFEQQPKKFLNPKILLLNIELELKSEKENAEIRLSDPSQYQSIVDAEWNIIYDKLDKCVKSGAKVVLSRLAIGDLATQYFADRDIFCAGRVAEEDLQRVAAATGGTVQTSVNNIIDEVLGTCEVFEEKQVGNERFNIFSGCPSGRTATIVLRGGADQFIEEAERSLHDAIMIVRRALKNSTVVAGGGAIDMEISRYLRQHARTIAGKSQLFINSYAKALEVIPRQLCDNAGFDATDVLNKLRQKHVLPSGEGASYGVDINTGGIADSFANFVWEPSVVKSNAINAATEAACLILSVDETVKNPKSESAQGEAAASAMAGRGRGRGRGMRRR, translated from the exons ATGGCAGCCATGCTG CAACCGCAAATCATTCTTTTAAAAGAAGGGACCGATACGTCCCAGGGCAAGGCGCAGCTAGTGAGCAACATAAACTCTTGCACCGCCGTCGCTGACGTGGTTAGAACAACCTTGGGTCCCAGGGGTATGGACAAGCTCATTCACGACGACAAGGGGAACGTCACCATTTCCAACGACGGGGCTACCATCATGAAGCTTCTCGATATTTTCCATCCCGCCGCAAAGATCCTCGTCGATATCGCCAAGTCTCAGGACTCCGAG GTTGGTGATGGAACTACAACTGTTGTACTACTAGCAGGAGAGTTTTTAAAAGAGGCTAAGCCTTTTGTTGAGGATGGAGTCCACCCTCAAAATCTAATTCGGAGCTATCGAACTGCTTGCTATTTG GCTATTGAGAAGATCAAAGAACTAGCTGTTAGCATAGAGGGCAAAAGtctagaagagaagaaaagcttATTAGCTAAATGTGCTGCAACAACTCTCTCTTCAAAACTCATTGGCGGGGAAAAGGATTTCTTTGCATCAATGGTTGTGGATGCTGTTATCGCTATTGGCAATGATGATAGGTTGAATATGATTGGAATTAAGAAG GTTCCAGGTGGCAATATGCGGGACTCCTTTTTGGTCAATGGTGTTGCCTTTAAAAAGACATTTTCATATGCGGGTTTTGAGCAGCAACCAAAAAAGTTTCTGAATCCCAAGATACTTCTGTTGAACATTGAGTTGGAACTGAAATCTGAGAAGGAAAATGCTGAGATAAG ACTTTCGGATCCATCACAATATCAATCAATTGTTGATGCAGAATGGAATATCATTTATGACAAGTTggataaatgtgtgaaaagtgGTGCCAAAGTTGTTCTTTCACGGTTGGCTATTGGGGATCTGGCAACACAG TATTTTGCAGATAGAGATATTTTCTGTGCTGGTCGTGTAGCTGAGGAAGACCTTCAGCGGGTTGCTGCTGCAACTGGTGGAACTGTACAGACATCAGTTAACAACATAATTGATGAG GTTCTAGGGACATGTGAAGTTTTTGAGGAAAAGCAAGTTGGAAATGAGAGGTTTAATATATTCAGCGGTTGCCCATCAGGACGGACAGCCACTATAGTTCTTCGTGGTGGAGCTGATCAG TTCATTGAAGAAGCTGAGAGGAGCTTGCATGATGCAATTATGATTGTTAGAAGAGCTCTGAAGAACTCTACAGTAGTTGCTGGAGGTGGTGCAATAGAT ATGGAGATAAGTCGATACTTGAGGCAGCATGCACGCACAATAGCTGGGAAGTCGCAACTTTTTATTAATTCTTATGCAAAAGCTCTTGAG GTTATCCCACGGCAACTGTGCGACAATGCTGGATTTGATGCTACTGATGTGCTGAACAAATTAAGGCAGAAGCATGTGCTTCCATCTG GCGAGGGTGCTTCTTACGGAGTGGACATCAACACTGGTGGAATAGCAGACTCATTTGCAAACTTTGTCTGGGAGCCATCAGTTGTAAAG AGCAATGCCATCAATGCTGCTACAGAGGCTGCTTGTCTTATTCTAAGTGTGGATGAGACTGTAAAGAATCCCAAG